A window from Peromyscus eremicus chromosome 1, PerEre_H2_v1, whole genome shotgun sequence encodes these proteins:
- the LOC131902324 gene encoding zinc finger CCHC domain-containing protein 3-like — protein MATGGRAAEDLQRGLLQMPLPPQPMAQAEEAQGTGEKMGWAQVVKNLAEKKRDFREQWRGEERGRGVGGRLGSPAGLAAPNPGNFPPAGRGDPRGCSRDPAGYAAEACRMKGAGDANQRKMAEVAAAAAAAAAAMASPARPRATKEATAERLLQDEPPAASPGKGRFLVRICFQGEESACPTRDFVVGALIMRSIGMDPGDIYAVIQIPGSREFHVSFRSEDKLALFLRSYEEKRELDDCWENFVVLGQSKSGLKTLFILFRNETVDVGDIVTWLKRHCDVLALPMKVTDRFGIWTGEYKCEIELRQGEDGLSHLPGSFFLGTERGYSWYKGQPKTCFKCGSRTHMSNTCTQDRCYRCGEEGHKSPYCRKVIMCNLCGKGGHMFAQCPKAAHNSMRFCLPG, from the coding sequence ATGGCGACAGGTGGCAGAGCAGCGGAGGATCTGCAGCGGGGCCTTCTGCAGATGCCGCTCCCCCCGCAGCCTATGGCCCAGGCTGAGGAAGCCCAGGGCACAGGAGAGAAGATGGGCTGGGCGCAGGTAGTAAAGAACCTGGCGGAGAAGAAGCGCGACTTCCGTGAGCAGTGGCGGGGAGAAGAAaggggcagaggtgtgggtggcAGGCTGGGCAGCCCCGCGGGCCTGGCCGCTCCGAACCCCGGCAACTTCCCACCTGCTGGCCGCGGAGACCCAAGGGGCTGCAGTAGAGACCCTGCGGGCTACGCGGCAGAAGCTTGCAGGATGAAGGGAGCTGGAGACGCGAATCAGAGGAAGATGGCCgaggtggcagcggcggcggcggcggcagcggcagccaTGGCGTCCCCTGCCAGGCCTAGAGCAACCAAAGAGGCCACTGCGGAGAGACTGCTGCAGGATGAGCCTCCAGCTGCCAGTCCTGGTAAGGGCCGCTTCCTTGTGCGCATCTGTTTCCAGGGAGAAGAGAGTGCCTGTCCGACCCGGGATTTCGTGGTGGGCGCGCTCATCATGCGCTCCATCGGCATGGATCCTGGGGACATCTATGCTGTCATCCAGATCCCTGGCAGCCGCGAGTTCCACGTGAGCTTCAGATCTGAAGACAAGCTTGCCCTGTTTCTCCGCAGCTATGAGGAAAAGCGGGAGCTGGATGATTGCTGGGAGAACTTTGTGGTGTTGGGGCAGAGCAAGTCTGGCTTGAAGACCCTCTTCATCCTGTTCCGGAATGAGACTGTGGATGTTGGGGATATTGTGACCTGGCTCAAGCGCCACTGTGATGTGCTGGCCTTGCCAATGAAAGTGACTGACAGGTTTGGGATCTGGACTGGGGAGTACAAGTGCGAGATCGAGCTGCGCCAGGGGGAGGATGGACTGAGCCACCTGCCTGGCTCCTTCTTCTTGGGAACAGAGAGGGGCTACAGTTGGTACAAGGGGCAGCCCAAGACGTGCTTCAAATGTGGTTCCCGAACCCACATGAGCAACACCTGCACGCAGGACAGGTGTTAcaggtgtggggaggaggggcaCAAGAGCCCTTACTGCAGGAAGGTCATCATGTGCAACCTCTGTGGCAAGGGAGGACACATGTTTGCCCAGTGTCCCAAAGCAGCTCACAATTCCATGCGCTTCTGCCTGCCAGGTTGA